Proteins found in one Ostrinia nubilalis chromosome 27, ilOstNubi1.1, whole genome shotgun sequence genomic segment:
- the LOC135084726 gene encoding glucose-6-phosphatase 3, with protein MDRLYALGVSCIEFLQDWFADSENYFEWVNDLSNPHYVMEYLFPFVSTLDSVFAAQLLLCMSFGGWLNSVMKWWLLEDRPYWWIRETSFYEGARRPQLRQFRQTCETGPGSPSGHSTTVAMLLLLAIMWISHIMNDRKCYIWWWKYIVYPVFACALGSVMLARMFVATHFPHQTLMGALVGSLLAPALCIYVCDPYVWGFGPHGRSDTRRAVAWHVFSALVTVAISVVTYFSLTLCGWDPHWTVKLAFRWCENPEDIHVSTTPMYALVQATASMLGWALAVTPAVAQFRHYTKNRSLILSGLAMYLLYCGTRHLQENIDKNSTLWFYSMQFLLAAVRPFLYLRVVPTISMLPYPSVGTGKHKRE; from the exons ATGGACCGGCTGTACGCACTCGGGGTGTCTTGTATAGAGTTCCTGCAGGACTG GTTTGCGGACTCAGAAAACTACTTCGAGTGGGTGAACGACCTGTCCAACCCGCACTATGTCATGGAATACCTGTTTCCATTCGTGTCCACGCTGGATTCAGTGTTTGCAGCGCAGTTACTGCTCTGTATGTCTTTTGGGGGCTGGCTGAACTCTGTTATGAAGTG GTGGTTGCTAGAAGACCGCCCCTACTGGTGGATCCGTGAGACCTCATTCTACGAAGGCGCCCGTCGCCCGCAGCTGAGACAGTTCCGGCAGACGTGCGAGACCGGCCCTGGTAGCCCGTCAGGCCACAGTACTACTGTCGCTATGCTGCTACTGCTGGCTATCATGTGGATATCACATATCATGAATGATAG AAAGTGCTACATCTGGTGGTGGAAGTACATAGTGTACCCAGTTTTCGCGTGCGCGCTCGGCTCGGTGATGCTCGCGCGAATGTTCGTCGCCACGCACTTCCCGCACCAGACGCTGATGGGCGCTTTAGTTG GTTCCCTCTTAGCCCCAGCGCTGTGCATCTACGTATGCGACCCATATGTCTGGGGCTTCGGTCCCCACGGGCGCTCCGACACGCGGCGCGCGGTGGCTTGGCATGTCTTCTCGGCGTTAGTGACAGTGGCCATTAGTGTGGTCACGTACTTCAGTTTGACATTATGCGGCTGGGACCCTCACTGGACTGTCAAACTG GCCTTCCGCTGGTGCGAGAACCCTGAAGACATCCACGTGTCCACCACTCCTATGTACGCTCTGGTGCAGGCCACCGCTTCGATGCTTGGCTGGGCGCTCGCCGTCACGCCCGCTGTCGCTCA GTTCCGTCACTATACCAAAAACCGTTCGCTCATACTGTCCGGTTTAGCTATGTACCTACTCTACTGTGGCACAAGACACCTCCAAGAAAACATAGACAAAAACAGCACTCTATGGTTCTACTCTATGCAGTTTTTACTAGCAGCTGTCAGACCGTTTTTGTACCTTCGAGTTGTACCCACAATATCTATGTTACCGTACCCTAGTGTAGGTACAGGTAAGCACAAAAGGGAATAG